One genomic region from Alteromonas pelagimontana encodes:
- a CDS encoding glycoside-pentoside-hexuronide (GPH):cation symporter, with protein MISKREKVAYGLGDTASNLIFQTVMLFLTFYYTDIIGLAPAAVGSMFLVVRIFDAVTDPLMGAMADHTRTRWGSYRPYLLWLALPFALCSILAFTSPPFSAQGRYYYAFGTYALLMLMYTAINIPYSALGGVMSADAKERVSIQSYRFVFAMGGGLLVTSFTLPLVDYFGQGDQALGYQYTMIAMSVLGMLLFILCFVGTRERVKPTSGVKFSFKTQLTALKQNDQCRVLCVVALVLLTGMVLRNTLAIYYVKYVLQRPDDVTTFVTAGMIGSIIGCGLANPLARVICKVKAYAALQLISAAICFINFFIPQDAWWTAISLHFLWGLILQMATPLLWAMIADVADYGEYKTQVRLTGITYSTVVFFIKVGLALGGALCGWLLALYGYEANVYKPAVADGIVLSFCMYPAIASIGVAIIMRWYKLGTNEVATMQSELALRRTQLA; from the coding sequence ATGATCAGTAAGCGCGAAAAAGTAGCCTATGGTCTGGGAGATACCGCCAGTAATCTCATCTTCCAGACAGTAATGCTGTTCCTCACCTTTTACTACACTGATATTATCGGGCTTGCGCCAGCGGCTGTGGGCAGCATGTTTCTCGTGGTGCGTATTTTTGACGCAGTTACCGATCCTTTGATGGGGGCGATGGCAGATCATACTCGTACCCGCTGGGGATCATATCGGCCGTACCTGCTGTGGCTTGCGCTGCCGTTTGCTTTATGCAGTATTCTTGCTTTTACCTCACCACCTTTTTCTGCACAAGGACGGTATTACTACGCATTTGGTACCTACGCTTTGCTAATGTTGATGTACACCGCGATTAATATTCCCTACTCGGCCCTTGGCGGAGTAATGAGCGCGGATGCCAAGGAACGTGTCTCCATTCAGTCATATCGTTTCGTTTTCGCTATGGGTGGCGGCTTACTCGTGACTTCCTTTACCTTGCCACTTGTAGATTATTTTGGGCAGGGAGATCAGGCGCTTGGCTATCAGTACACCATGATTGCCATGAGTGTTCTGGGAATGTTGTTGTTCATACTTTGTTTTGTCGGAACCCGGGAAAGGGTTAAGCCCACCAGTGGTGTAAAATTTTCGTTTAAGACCCAGTTAACAGCGCTAAAGCAGAATGACCAATGCCGCGTACTCTGTGTGGTTGCCCTTGTTCTTCTTACCGGAATGGTGCTACGCAACACGCTGGCAATTTATTATGTAAAATATGTTTTGCAGCGTCCCGATGACGTTACGACGTTTGTGACGGCTGGTATGATCGGGAGTATCATCGGCTGCGGTCTGGCCAATCCTCTTGCACGGGTAATTTGCAAAGTAAAAGCGTACGCTGCTTTGCAGTTAATTAGTGCGGCGATATGCTTTATCAATTTTTTTATCCCGCAAGATGCGTGGTGGACGGCAATCAGTCTTCATTTTCTATGGGGATTAATATTGCAAATGGCCACACCGTTACTGTGGGCTATGATTGCCGATGTCGCTGATTACGGCGAATATAAAACCCAGGTTCGGCTAACGGGAATCACCTATTCTACCGTAGTATTTTTTATAAAGGTGGGGTTGGCGTTGGGTGGCGCTTTATGCGGATGGTTACTGGCGCTGTACGGGTATGAAGCTAATGTTTATAAGCCTGCTGTTGCTGATGGTATCGTCCTCTCTTTTTGCATGTATCCTGCTATCGCATCAATAGGTGTTGCGATTATTATGCGCTGGTATAAATTAGGAACCAACGAGGTAGCAACAATGCAGAGTGAACTTGCGTTGCGTCGGACTCAACTGGCCTGA
- a CDS encoding GH1 family beta-glucosidase — protein sequence MAIIAKPNTPFADPMFTIGVATSSFQIEGDATNRERSIWDTFCEQSGKIQDNSNGLIACDHVNRWQEDIEIIGSLNVDAYRFSVSWPRVMKADGTVNQAGLAFYINMLDALKNKGIKAYVTLYHWDLPQFLEDKGGWLNRETAHAFVKYVNVVTEAFGDRVFSYATLNEPFCSAYLGYEIGVHAPGKVGKEYGKKAIHHLLLAHGLAMPVIRKNAPQAECGIVLNFTPFYPASESVEDRAATQLVHEHFNNWYIQPIIEGKYPALLESLPEAYKPVIEQNDMEIISQPIDFLGVNYYTRAVVKDNGTEDPDQLPPPDGCETTAMGWEVYPQGLTDLLVQLHRDYKLPPVIITENGLASDDVLENGRIDDTQRLRYLQSHMDAVSDAAAQGVKLAGYFVWSLLDNFEWALGYEKRFGIVYVDYKTQKRTPKASAFALQKMLSERKK from the coding sequence ATGGCTATAATTGCGAAGCCCAATACACCGTTTGCCGATCCTATGTTTACCATTGGTGTGGCGACATCCTCTTTCCAAATCGAGGGTGACGCTACAAATAGAGAGCGTTCTATTTGGGACACTTTTTGTGAACAGAGCGGTAAAATCCAGGATAACAGTAATGGACTGATTGCCTGTGATCACGTGAATCGCTGGCAGGAAGATATTGAAATTATAGGTTCGCTGAACGTCGACGCATATCGTTTTTCTGTCTCCTGGCCGCGTGTTATGAAGGCGGACGGCACTGTGAATCAGGCGGGGCTGGCTTTCTATATCAACATGCTAGATGCCTTGAAAAATAAAGGGATAAAAGCTTACGTGACGCTGTATCATTGGGATCTGCCGCAATTTCTTGAAGATAAAGGCGGCTGGCTTAACAGAGAAACTGCCCATGCCTTTGTTAAGTATGTGAATGTGGTCACCGAGGCTTTTGGCGATAGAGTGTTTTCCTATGCCACGCTCAATGAGCCTTTCTGTAGCGCCTATCTTGGTTATGAAATTGGTGTTCATGCTCCAGGAAAGGTAGGTAAGGAATACGGTAAAAAAGCCATTCATCACTTGCTGCTCGCTCATGGTCTGGCAATGCCGGTGATCCGTAAAAATGCGCCGCAGGCAGAGTGTGGTATCGTGCTTAATTTTACGCCTTTTTACCCGGCATCAGAATCAGTTGAAGACCGCGCGGCAACACAGCTCGTGCACGAACATTTTAACAATTGGTATATTCAGCCTATTATCGAAGGAAAATACCCAGCATTGCTTGAAAGTTTGCCCGAGGCCTATAAACCGGTAATCGAACAAAATGATATGGAAATAATTTCTCAACCCATTGATTTTTTAGGGGTGAATTATTACACCCGTGCGGTTGTTAAAGATAATGGCACTGAAGATCCTGACCAACTTCCTCCTCCAGATGGGTGTGAGACCACGGCCATGGGATGGGAAGTGTATCCGCAGGGACTCACCGATCTGCTGGTACAGTTACATCGCGATTATAAACTTCCACCTGTTATTATTACCGAGAACGGTCTTGCCAGCGATGATGTGCTAGAAAATGGAAGAATTGATGACACTCAGCGTCTGCGTTATTTGCAATCCCATATGGATGCGGTAAGTGATGCAGCTGCTCAGGGCGTCAAGCTTGCCGGTTATTTTGTCTGGAGCCTGTTGGATAATTTTGAATGGGCGCTAGGCTATGAAAAACGTTTTGGTATAGTTTACGTAGATTATAAAACTCAAAAGCGCACGCCGAAAGCCAGCGCCTTCGCTTTACAAAAGATGTTGTCTGAACGCAAAAAATAA
- a CDS encoding HugZ family pyridoxamine 5'-phosphate oxidase: MTILNIAIEAKHLCRKEHSGVLSTHSTSMPGYPFGSVVPFFLTAQGDAIIYISNIALHTRNIKANDKVSLTIFDAEQDDSQSNGRVTIMGNAELFDNETIAAQYYRLFPQARKYQQTHDFYFYKIKTERVRFIGGFGKIHWINKEYWQVEAQDWHSDPSNMIDHMNKEHQDAMQAILQANFDVKAENITMSSVFPEGAHYLAADNSPVYVPFATPCETPTDVRKALVRLSQEARLFLSNTPP; this comes from the coding sequence ATGACAATTCTTAATATTGCAATCGAGGCAAAGCACCTCTGCCGCAAAGAACATTCGGGAGTATTAAGCACTCATTCCACATCCATGCCCGGATATCCCTTCGGTTCGGTAGTTCCTTTTTTTCTTACCGCGCAGGGCGATGCCATTATCTACATTAGTAATATCGCCTTACATACACGAAATATCAAAGCTAATGATAAGGTAAGCCTGACGATTTTTGACGCTGAGCAAGACGATTCCCAGTCTAACGGACGGGTAACAATTATGGGTAACGCTGAATTGTTTGATAACGAAACAATTGCTGCGCAGTATTACCGGTTATTCCCGCAAGCACGAAAATATCAACAAACTCACGATTTTTATTTTTACAAAATCAAAACCGAGCGAGTCCGCTTTATCGGCGGGTTTGGTAAAATTCACTGGATAAATAAGGAATATTGGCAGGTAGAGGCTCAGGATTGGCATAGTGATCCCAGCAATATGATTGACCACATGAACAAGGAGCATCAGGATGCCATGCAAGCTATTTTGCAAGCCAACTTTGACGTAAAAGCTGAAAATATCACCATGAGCAGTGTGTTTCCTGAGGGCGCACATTACCTGGCTGCAGATAACTCTCCGGTGTATGTGCCATTTGCCACACCATGTGAAACGCCAACGGACGTGAGAAAAGCGCTGGTAAGACTGAGTCAGGAAGCGCGTCTTTTTCTAAGTAATACACCGCCTTGA